GCTTCTAAAGCAAGGTTGAGTAGCGATCGCACGGTTTGCGATAAAATTTGACTTTCAGTGGACGATCCTAAAACCATTGTCATTAACGCTGATTCGAGGAAGGCGGTATAATCGTTGAAGCGATCGCGCTGTTGTTCTGCTTCTAGCGATCGTAAGTCTGGCTGTTCAAATAAGTTATTCGATTGTTTCGAGATATCAAAATAGGCCCCATTCCCCTCCATAAACTCTGTATAGTCAGTGAAAGTAGATGTCCCATCAGGTTTCGGGAAATCTAACGCCACAACCGGAATCCCATGTGCCAAAGCTTGAGTTAAAATCCCTGACACCAATACTGATTTACCAGCACGAGTTGTCGCAAACAAAGCTAAATTTTTGTGTTGATTAAATAAATCTAAATGTATGGGTGTTCCACCTTCTTCTGCAATCAACTCAAAACCTTGTCTGTCACCTTTTTTAGTTAAAACTAAAGGCATTAATCCGGGAACTTCACTAGTTAAATATAGCTGGCGACGGTTGAAGGGTGTTGCTAACAAACCTTCCCAAACTATTGGTAGAGTTTGCAGCCAAATTTTCCAAGCATACTCAGTTTCCCTAATTACTTTGGCTGGACGTTGAAAACAGTTTTCAATATATCTTGTCGCCTCATCTAATTTTTCGACAGTTGGACGATGCACTAAAATGGCGATACTCGTATAAATTGGGACTGCACCTTCAAATAATTGTTCTTGTGCGGCTACCGATTTCTTCAACTTTAATTGAGCATTGACATCAATAGTTTTACTTTTTTCTTGAGCTAGAATTGTCGTCATGTTTGACTGCTTTAGCACTCGTTGCAGAGTCGTTTTTACCAATGCTGGATTTGCAGCAGTCAACTCACAAAATATTTCTGTATCTACTACTGTTTCTCTAGCTAATAGTTCCCATAGATAACGCAGTTGGGCAGATTTATTGGGCCAACCACCGGGTTTTTCGAGAAATGACAGCGCGCCAATATAACGATTGTTAACATTAACCCAGCGGCGATCGGCACAAGGTACACTAGATTCCATCAGCAAAGTTGTGCCGTGGATATTATCTAAAAGTAATTTAGTACTAGCTAAATCAGAATTAACTTGCTCGTGCAGTCCTTGCTCATCTAAAGTCATTAACTGGGGAATCTCTATTGGTTGCGTATCATTAAACCTTTTCCAGATGTCTCCCCAGAGCTCATCAGCAGTCAAAGGCTTGACATCCAATCCCATCTTGTTAGATAAGATTTGTTCCCAGCGAAGAAAACCCTGGTTGTAAGCATTGGTGATTAGGGTTTCAATGCGTTGATTTTCTACTTCTGAGAGATCCCCTTTGAATTTCAACCACCACGATTCAGCTTTGACTAAAAGCTTTTCGATCCAATCATCTGCATGTTGCGAGTTAGATTCAATGGTGTAAGTGACATAAATCCGTAAAAATTTTGGTTTACGAATCCCAGAAATAGTAAGTTCTTTAACTCTAGCTCTCTCCGCCATCAATAAATATTTGATATCTCGTGATGGCGAATTTCTAATTAATGTTGCTAATTCTTTTTGCCGCTCTTTATCTGAACTAAAAGAACCCAAGTGCAGTGTCATTCGTTCACCGCTAGGAATGTCTTTTAATCCAGCTTCAATGTTATTAAAAAGTGTATCAATTTGTTCCGGTCTTAAGGTAGTATGGATTCCCTTACAATCAAAACCAAAAACAAAACAAAACCGATCTTTTTGAGTGCCTTTTGTCAAAAGGTAAGCGCCAATATCACGTCCATTAATTGCGACACGCAGCATTGTCGCCAAGTGCAAAGCATCTTCAAATGGTGTTAATCTACTTTCATTTCCGGCGACGCTGACGCTTTGTTTTCCGATTTTTTGCTTCATGGTTAACTTCCAGTAAGCTTTGATAACGAGCAAAGCCTCTTGTCCAAGCGGGAACGCCGATAAATTTACTTAAAAAACTCCAACTCCTACCACCAGTTAAAATCCACCAGGTTCCTATTCCCCAACCAGCAATTAGCACTGTCCACAACCATTTTTGAAACTCTTCTTGGAAAAGACCCCCAAAAATTCCATTGATTATAAAATAGGAGGCTAGGGCAATGACTGTCCAAGGAAGAATTTGGTCGGCAGGAATTGGTCCTAATGAAGGTTGACTTCCCAGAACTTGATTAACTGGACGAAATTCTTGTTCCCGCTCTTGAGACATTTGAAATATCTGAATTATTTACTGCTATCGCCAATTACAAAGCGTGTGAGTACATCAGCAATGGTAACAGCAACAACCACTAATAGGGGAGTTCTGGCGATGCTTTGCCAATCTTCATCTTTACGCACTGCATTGATCACACCAACTAGGGAGATTGCAATATAGAGTAAGTAAATTGCCCGCAACACATTAAATATCAAACTAACTGCTGTGTCGCTACCACCAGCATTGGTTGCTGAACCATCTTGTAAGGTTTTTTTGAAAAACTTTTCAGCTTCCCCAAAAAACTGTGCTTGTGCGGGGGCTGCAAAACAGTCTAACCAATATAAACTCAGAACGATCGCTGCTGCTAAAATTTGTAATAATATTAGCGATCGCCTTGGTAAATTCACTTGCTGCCCAATTTGCTGGGTAATGATTGCAATTAAACTACCAACGAGTAAGCAAAAGAGCAGAATAGGACTTTTTAGGCTGATAACGCTAACGAATACAGCACAAGCAATCAAAAAAGGTACAGATTCAACCAGAACAGTCAGACAGGATTTAAATGCCAGTCTTAACTTGTGAGATTCTTTCGCCGCACTACCAGTTAAAGCTTTGAAAAAGTTTCTCTCGTGAGAACTTTGTCTAAACATTTGCTAATTTTCCTATGGTGTACTATAATTGCTCTTTTTTTCAAATTTTACAGCTACTACAATTTAACATGCTTTAACATGATTGTTAATCAAATTACGAACTTGTAGTAAAGTTCTATATTCTACATCAGTATTATGAAGTTAAGTTAACATCATATTAAGATTTATCTAAAACTAAATATCTCTGATTTGAAAAGCTAGTACCGCAAGGCGGAAGTCAACTTAAGCTGGAAATAGCTTAAGTTGACTTCCATACCCGCCCGGAAATAAATTTCTTTGGCTTTTAGCTTAAGTCTGCTGAAGTAGACTGGAGATTTTTGGCGATATTTAGTCATCTTCAGATGACTTTAGCGATGAGACGGGAATTTCAATTCCCGGCGGACAAGCGGTTTCACCTTAAGTTGACACCAATGGGCTTGAACCTTCCCCCAAAAATGTTAATCGCCCACAAGGGCGGGGCTTGAAACCCTCAAGGCTTTGTAAAATTAGGCCGATTCTTCTTCGGAGACGCTACGCAAACAGACATGAAAAAGAGATGCATATTTTCGAGCATCAAGTGCCACAAGAAATAATGCATCCTTACTTCAATCCCTAGAGAACTTGTCAAGAAATATCGCTCTCTATAGAGTGGATATTTGTGAATATGCTCAAGAAGACTTTAATTATTGTCGAAAAATGGTGAACGTTCAAATTTACGTCCTACCATTTTTTGGCACTAAATTACAAACTTAAACACAGTTCCTAAATTAGAAGTACCGCCAAAAGAGGCAGTACCGTAAAAGGCACCATTCGATAGCTGAATTAGCGTTGACTCAGGCGTTGCCCCATTAGTGCCATTAAAACTAGTTAAGCTGGTGATGGTTGCGCCAGTCAGCTGATAGATAGCTCCTTTGTTATTTGCCCCACCAGTAGAAGCTGTGCCATAGAAATTACCATTGCTTGCTTTGATGAGTGCAGCTGTTGGGTTAGCCCCATTAGTACCATTAAAACTAGCAACTAAAACAGGTGTACCACCACCAATTGGAACCTTAAAAATAGCTCCCTTATTGTTGGCTCCTCCTAGTTTAGCTGTGCCGTAGAGAAATCCGGTAGATTCAATTAATCCAGACTGCGGATTTGCCCCATTGGCGCCACTAAAGCTATATGAAGTTAGTATTCCGGCGGGAGTTAACTTGAATACAACTCCTTTAGCACTTGCTCCACCAGCAGAAGCACTGCCATAGTAGTTTCCATCGGTAGCCAGTTGCAATCTTGCCAATGGAGTTGCTCCATTAGTGCCACTGAAGCTTCTGACGATGGTGAGTGCGCCGGTAGTAGGCGAAACCTTGAATATAGTTCCTTTATTACTAGCTCCACCTGTAGAACTTGTCCCCCATAAATTGCCATCAGCACCCGTAATCAGTCGGCCTGCTGGATTAGCCCCATTCGCGCCTGTAAAATTTACAAGAGTTGTCAGGGTTGTAAAAGCTGTTTGTGCCAACTTAAACACAGTGCCGAGGTTACTTGTACCACCTATAAAGGTTGCGCCATATAAATTACCATCGGCTGCTTGGAATAATCTAGCAACTGGATTAGTCCCTTTGTTGATTCCAGATGTTCCGGTGAAGTTTATCAGTGTGGTTAGAGTAGTGTAAGCAGTAGGAGTTAACTTGAATGCAGTTCCTTTACCAAAAGTGCCACCAGCAGAAGTAGTTCCATAAAGATTTGCATCAGTACCATTACCCTTCAGTACCCCTGCTCTTGGTGTAGCTCCATTAGTGCCATTGAAATTTACAACAGTAGTCAATGTTGCAGCAAAGGCTTGTTGGAAAGGTAGAACTAATGAAGAAGTCAAAACAGTTAGGGAAGCTAAAATCAATACCCTATTTTTGTTCTGACGTTGTTTGTACAGATTCATTTTATTCATTGAGTACCTCAAAAAAGTTTAGTGGAGAAAGAATCGTAGCTAGTTCTAATAGATTTTGTGATGCTTGCGACAAACGACTAAATACCAATTTGAAAAACGATCTCTATACATATAGGTTGGGAAGCTGCCATCGTCAAAAAATTTGCTCGGCTTCCATGCACAACGCCCCTTCTTCTTACTTTGGGAAAAGTGAGTGGCGTTGCAAGTAACTTTTGAGGGATGAAACCCAACACCTGAAAATCTTCAGGCAAAATTTTCAGGTGTTGGGTTTAACTCCATAGCCTACAAAATATTGCTACAACTCAACCTATGTATTGAGCGCATTTTTATCTAAAAGTTGATATAATTTCTCAACTTATGCACTAAAAACTAGTGCATTAAATTAGGCATTAGTGAGAAGATGCCTAAAATGTTGGTATAGCCAATATTTAAAAAGGACTCAGAAAGCCTTTTTCTATCTACATCACAAAACCTTTACTAGCACTAAGTCACTAATGTGAATGACACGATTAATGATTTCGTTACGACGTAGCATAAACCACTATTTATTTTTTTTGATGTCGTGAAAAACACAAAAAACAGTGGAAAATCCACATTGTTGGCAGAAATAGCCATTAAATGGGATTTTGTTTTAATCCATATAGTGTGCTTTTTGTCAAGAAAAATGATGCCTTTAGTAAATTATATTAAATGCCGATTAAAACCTCTAGAAAAATCTCAATAAGCAAAATCATATATATGAAAGTTGCAGATTTTACTCTGGCGAGAGTAATAAAAACACAATGAAAACCATTTTGAAATTACTGCTAAATTCCAGAAATATATTTATTTTTTAATCATTCCATAATGTAATCATGATTTGAGCTTTACCTTCAGACTATAGTGTTGATTTCGTTGGCATAATTTAACAGCTATTAGCTATAGCAGTCCTACAAAGATTCGTGAAATATTGACTTTCTTTACTTCGCAATCAGCGGTAGTTTGTAGCAAACTGCTGCATATCTACATTAAAGAAAGTAATTTTCATAATTCAGATAAAATTGCCATGCCAAAAAAGTAAGTGGCTAAAATTAAACATAACTTTTTAGAAGGAAAATAAGAGGCTAAAAATGGGAATTGAGGCATGATTCATAGTACCTACTAGCCATTTCCTGAAAAACAAAGTTACTAATTGTTTATTTATGCAAACTTACATCAGATCAAAAATGTAGAGTTATTAGCTAGCAAATGATTATGTTTTTGGGTGTATAAGCTTGAAGGCTTTGCCTCTAATTTGCTCTACATTTTTCAGAGTTTTGTGCAAACTTTTGATTTATTGATACCCCTTTTAAGGCACAAGTAGATTGTGCGTACTAAAAGGTGATTTTTCATCGTTAGTTTGACACTTGATTTGGCTTTGATGGGGTGTTGAATCAGAAATTAACTTCAAGGAGCTTGACATGACTTTTTATTGCGATCGCCAATTAAATAAATTGGCAAGTTCAATTACTGTACTAGCCCTGGCAACTGGTTTAGTAGTAGGTCAATCTGCTGCTCAGAAATCTCTAGCTCAGACCTCCACAACTCCCCCCCCAGCTGGAGTCACCTCCATAAATGGTGCAGGTGCAAGCTCTATAACTACCTTGCTTATAGGTACTGGAACTTCCTATCCTCTTGCGCCGAAAGACTCATGGTTTAACGCTTACGGTGTTGGAAATCCTCCATCCCTCAATAACAATGTACCCCCAGCCCTAGCCGGATTTCCAAACGGAAGCTATGGCCCACTCACGACATTATCCACATTCAGATATGCTTCCATTGGTAGTGGTGCAGGGCTAACAGCCTTTTTCAATCAAACCGTGCCACCAGTACCACCTAATACTGCAACTATCTTAGCCCCAATCTCTTTTGCTGCTACTGACGACCCTGTATCAGGAACAGAAAGAGTGGTTGGCAGTCCCAACGATGTTCCCACCCCCGCAGGCACACCCCAAAACCCTGTTCCATACATTCAAGTGCCTGTGATTAGCGTCGGAATCGCCTTAGCTTACAACCCCACTGGTCTAACTGTACCAACAGGTGGAATCAAGCTTTCACGAGCTACTTACCTGGGTATTCTTAACGGCACCATCACAAATTGGAATGCTCCCCAAATTAAAGCAGATAACGGTGGCGTAGCAATTTCAGCAAATAAGCCCATTGTTGTAGTGCGTCGTAGTGACGATAGTGGTACCACTTTTGCTTTAAGCGCTCATCTCAAAGCGGCATTTGGTGCTACGTGGAACAGAGGAGTTGGTAAAAAAAGTATTGCTCAACCTGCTGGTGGTATACCCAATCCACTACCAGCCGATACAGTTGTTTGGCCAGCTAGCTTCCAATTCGCTTCAGGAGGTGGAGGTGTAGCCACTAAAATCAAAACTACTGCTGGTGCAATTGGTTATGTGGATAGTGCTACACGGTTAGCAAATAGTCTGCAAGCTGCTGTCTTAAAGAACAAGGCAGGTACTTACAATGCCATCTCACCAACTACAATTTCAAATGCTTTTGTTGGTGCGACTGACCAAGATACAAATGCTCGGCGGATTAAACTCGTTGTCACCGATCCAGCAGCGGCAAATGCTTATCCGATTGTTACGGCAACTTACCTGCTATTTTATGACAAATACGCAAATGTTAACGTAGCAAATCAGATTAAAGGATTCATCAACTGGGCTTTAGGAGTACCACCGGTTCCAGCACCAGGAACAGATGTGACAATCGACCCGAATGCTATAGCTATAGCTCGTGGATATGCTCCTCTTCCTGCTGGCATT
This Nostoc sp. C052 DNA region includes the following protein-coding sequences:
- a CDS encoding substrate-binding domain-containing protein codes for the protein MTFYCDRQLNKLASSITVLALATGLVVGQSAAQKSLAQTSTTPPPAGVTSINGAGASSITTLLIGTGTSYPLAPKDSWFNAYGVGNPPSLNNNVPPALAGFPNGSYGPLTTLSTFRYASIGSGAGLTAFFNQTVPPVPPNTATILAPISFAATDDPVSGTERVVGSPNDVPTPAGTPQNPVPYIQVPVISVGIALAYNPTGLTVPTGGIKLSRATYLGILNGTITNWNAPQIKADNGGVAISANKPIVVVRRSDDSGTTFALSAHLKAAFGATWNRGVGKKSIAQPAGGIPNPLPADTVVWPASFQFASGGGGVATKIKTTAGAIGYVDSATRLANSLQAAVLKNKAGTYNAISPTTISNAFVGATDQDTNARRIKLVVTDPAAANAYPIVTATYLLFYDKYANVNVANQIKGFINWALGVPPVPAPGTDVTIDPNAIAIARGYAPLPAGIKNLSRGLVNTYVNDVFNAAP
- a CDS encoding choice-of-anchor tandem repeat GloVer-containing protein: MNKMNLYKQRQNKNRVLILASLTVLTSSLVLPFQQAFAATLTTVVNFNGTNGATPRAGVLKGNGTDANLYGTTSAGGTFGKGTAFKLTPTAYTTLTTLINFTGTSGINKGTNPVARLFQAADGNLYGATFIGGTSNLGTVFKLAQTAFTTLTTLVNFTGANGANPAGRLITGADGNLWGTSSTGGASNKGTIFKVSPTTGALTIVRSFSGTNGATPLARLQLATDGNYYGSASAGGASAKGVVFKLTPAGILTSYSFSGANGANPQSGLIESTGFLYGTAKLGGANNKGAIFKVPIGGGTPVLVASFNGTNGANPTAALIKASNGNFYGTASTGGANNKGAIYQLTGATITSLTSFNGTNGATPESTLIQLSNGAFYGTASFGGTSNLGTVFKFVI